The uncultured Desulfuromonas sp. genome has a segment encoding these proteins:
- a CDS encoding cytochrome c3 family protein yields the protein MMKRWFPSCLIVFFVLLLTYGCSGSGTSTKRVVKDCLDCHAEYQSMMQQGKLHAPLKGGACNGCHRNHGLLGGVYLKSAETQLCFQCHQAITSTEQNAVVHPPVEKGNCAACHDPHGSENKALLLQPDQALCLKCHESGLFDGQIRHQPVDRDCAICHAPHFSTHANRLHEAAADQCLGCHDDRATIRRLHAGYQVTTQCTSCHAVHASERKALLRRTVHQPILAGQCSSCHEASDSANPFALRQEFTSLCLNCHDAMQQEMAHQQSHQPVKDGDCFSCHTPHASDYTGLLTQPPETLCFQCHEQDKKQISQHPAYTTGQCLGCHAPHRSPSHQEALLREPLNRLCASCHEQGQQNMRVAHVPVSETACDTCHAPHGSAQPSLLVKPQQELCLSCHETMRDPLARHNLHTPVATNECSGCHQPHGSDNPDLLQARGAALCSGCHQETEDARLHGPTHSPFKQGQCRTCHDPHASNGDALSVNPGHTVCLDCHSNLAGESKKFQHVPFAQGNCTTCHDPHGSGYAANLKQSLPELCLTCHDVDRYWSQGVAHEPARQGQCSACHNVHQSDRPHLLTISVDRLCQQCHQETAQELAVHHGGIAPGSDSCLGCHDSHGSMERSLVFPIKHQPFAEKNCRACHQGGSR from the coding sequence ATGATGAAACGATGGTTCCCATCCTGTTTAATCGTTTTTTTTGTGCTGTTACTGACCTATGGCTGTTCAGGTTCAGGAACGTCGACAAAACGCGTGGTCAAAGACTGCCTGGACTGTCATGCCGAATACCAGTCAATGATGCAACAGGGCAAACTCCATGCCCCTCTCAAAGGAGGAGCCTGCAACGGCTGTCACCGCAATCATGGCCTGCTCGGAGGGGTATATTTAAAAAGTGCCGAAACACAGCTGTGTTTTCAATGCCATCAAGCGATCACCTCAACAGAACAAAACGCTGTCGTGCACCCACCGGTAGAAAAAGGCAACTGCGCCGCCTGCCACGATCCGCACGGCAGTGAGAACAAGGCGTTGTTACTTCAGCCGGATCAGGCGCTGTGCCTGAAATGCCACGAATCCGGTTTATTTGACGGACAGATCCGCCATCAACCCGTTGATCGGGACTGCGCCATCTGTCACGCTCCGCATTTTTCGACCCATGCCAATCGTCTGCATGAGGCTGCAGCAGACCAATGTCTGGGATGTCATGACGACAGAGCGACCATTCGCCGACTTCATGCAGGGTATCAGGTGACAACACAATGCACGTCATGTCATGCGGTCCATGCTTCCGAACGCAAAGCGCTGCTGCGCCGGACGGTTCATCAGCCGATTCTCGCAGGGCAGTGTTCGAGCTGTCATGAAGCCTCAGACTCCGCAAACCCATTCGCCCTGCGCCAGGAGTTCACGTCATTGTGCTTGAATTGCCATGATGCGATGCAACAGGAAATGGCGCACCAGCAAAGTCATCAACCGGTCAAAGACGGCGATTGCTTCAGCTGCCACACCCCCCATGCCAGTGACTATACAGGGCTTTTAACACAACCACCCGAAACCTTGTGCTTCCAATGTCACGAGCAGGACAAAAAACAAATCAGCCAGCATCCGGCCTATACCACCGGACAATGTCTGGGCTGCCATGCGCCCCATCGCTCACCGAGCCACCAAGAGGCACTGCTGCGCGAGCCCCTCAACCGTCTTTGCGCATCCTGCCACGAACAGGGGCAACAAAACATGCGGGTTGCCCATGTCCCCGTCAGTGAAACCGCCTGCGACACCTGCCATGCTCCCCATGGCAGCGCACAACCCTCGTTACTGGTTAAGCCACAACAGGAACTGTGCCTGAGCTGTCATGAAACCATGCGCGATCCCCTGGCCCGCCACAATCTGCATACGCCGGTGGCAACCAATGAATGCAGCGGCTGTCATCAGCCCCACGGCAGTGACAACCCCGACCTGCTGCAGGCCCGCGGTGCCGCTTTATGCAGTGGCTGTCATCAGGAAACTGAAGACGCCCGCCTGCATGGCCCGACACACAGTCCGTTTAAACAGGGACAATGCCGGACCTGTCACGATCCACATGCCAGTAACGGTGATGCTCTGTCGGTTAACCCGGGGCATACGGTTTGCCTGGACTGTCATAGCAACTTGGCCGGGGAAAGTAAAAAATTTCAGCATGTCCCGTTCGCACAGGGCAATTGCACCACCTGCCATGACCCCCATGGCAGCGGTTATGCAGCCAACCTCAAACAGTCCTTACCGGAACTCTGCCTCACCTGTCACGATGTGGACCGTTACTGGAGTCAGGGCGTCGCCCATGAACCGGCCCGGCAAGGGCAGTGCAGTGCCTGTCATAATGTTCATCAGTCGGACCGCCCTCACCTGTTGACAATATCAGTGGATCGATTATGTCAACAATGCCACCAAGAGACGGCGCAGGAACTGGCTGTGCACCATGGCGGAATTGCCCCGGGCAGCGACAGTTGTCTGGGCTGTCATGACAGTCATGGCAGTATGGAAAGATCCCTGGTCTTTCCCATTAAACATCAACCTTTCGCCGAAAAAAATTGTCGTGCTTGCCACCAGGGAGGGTCTCGATGA
- a CDS encoding peptidylprolyl isomerase, which translates to MQKSVVKAFMVILCAILLCGLFPPAGWTFFWTEQPLVTIDGQDWSRADYQAWWRVWKESDDPVPETIDSYIDWLLLSDEAERMQLYEEPRYQQKIKTFLKVRSLMQLKQEEVDSRISLSPQEIEAVYQQEYTPLLTMRYVQLESQERCEEFLTKAEQDMTSEQVIAASEDMNSDALAAPILQRPNQLPDHIRTLYEATPQDRYLEPYEFKGQWFIIEIVERSPGNDQDLAIVENTIKTALAKKKQHELTSRLTQRLREKYRVSLDTTLVDKIHLEGPEEQIQDQPVIHFPDMDISAQVLYDNAIKHYRQFGGEKIKDRSFTDIVTRVANDIISQTLTTLEALNRHYEQREPFQSIFSFYQRHRLIRELESVLIVPKINVTEAQLRAYYTQHREEYASPERASYLAAETNNQKLAQQLNERLRHGESYESVVAELVPLGVEVKTTPMSHMVSEFADMVRKLPEGQAAMLELDGTSHFIKLVDSAHIDYAPYEAVKSRLEERLKEQQFTQIRQALVAQLRERASILVNEAQWQRCIHELKGQ; encoded by the coding sequence TTGCAAAAAAGCGTCGTAAAAGCATTTATGGTTATTCTTTGCGCGATCTTGCTCTGCGGTCTGTTTCCACCAGCCGGTTGGACTTTTTTCTGGACGGAGCAACCTCTGGTGACCATTGACGGTCAGGATTGGAGTCGCGCCGACTATCAGGCATGGTGGCGGGTATGGAAAGAATCCGACGATCCGGTTCCCGAGACAATAGACAGTTATATCGACTGGCTGTTGCTTTCCGATGAAGCTGAGCGTATGCAGCTGTACGAAGAGCCACGCTATCAGCAAAAAATCAAAACATTCTTAAAAGTCCGCTCTTTAATGCAGCTTAAACAGGAAGAGGTCGACAGTAGGATCTCCCTTTCACCGCAGGAGATTGAAGCCGTCTATCAGCAGGAATACACCCCCCTGCTGACCATGCGCTATGTGCAGCTTGAATCGCAAGAGCGCTGTGAGGAGTTCCTGACAAAGGCCGAGCAAGACATGACCAGCGAACAGGTCATTGCTGCGTCAGAGGATATGAACTCCGATGCTCTGGCGGCTCCGATCCTTCAGCGTCCCAATCAATTACCGGATCATATCCGCACCCTGTATGAAGCAACACCTCAGGATCGCTACCTGGAGCCTTATGAATTCAAAGGGCAGTGGTTTATCATCGAGATCGTCGAACGCAGTCCCGGAAACGATCAAGACCTGGCCATCGTGGAGAACACGATCAAAACGGCTCTCGCCAAAAAGAAACAGCATGAATTGACCAGCCGCCTGACACAACGGCTGCGCGAAAAATATCGGGTCTCACTGGACACGACGCTTGTGGATAAAATTCATCTCGAAGGGCCGGAGGAACAAATTCAGGATCAACCGGTAATTCATTTTCCAGACATGGATATTTCCGCCCAAGTTCTTTATGACAATGCCATAAAGCATTACCGTCAATTCGGCGGCGAAAAAATCAAGGATCGTTCCTTCACCGATATCGTCACCCGGGTCGCCAATGATATCATTTCGCAAACCCTGACCACCTTGGAAGCTCTCAATCGTCATTATGAGCAGCGGGAACCTTTTCAGAGCATTTTTTCTTTCTATCAGCGCCATCGGCTGATCCGCGAACTGGAGTCCGTGCTCATTGTTCCGAAAATCAACGTCACTGAAGCACAATTGCGCGCGTATTACACCCAGCACCGTGAAGAGTATGCCTCTCCGGAGCGTGCCAGTTATCTGGCAGCGGAAACAAATAACCAGAAGCTCGCACAACAACTCAACGAACGGTTGCGTCATGGCGAGAGCTACGAATCCGTGGTGGCGGAACTGGTCCCGCTTGGGGTTGAGGTTAAAACCACCCCCATGTCCCATATGGTCAGTGAATTTGCCGACATGGTGCGCAAACTCCCCGAAGGACAGGCAGCCATGCTGGAGCTCGACGGCACCAGCCACTTCATAAAACTGGTGGACTCTGCGCACATCGACTATGCACCTTATGAGGCGGTAAAATCTCGACTTGAGGAACGGCTCAAAGAACAGCAATTCACTCAAATACGTCAAGCTCTGGTCGCACAACTGCGCGAAAGAGCCTCCATCTTGGTCAACGAAGCACAATGGCAACGCTGTATCCATGAACTCAAGGGGCAATAG